A genomic stretch from Primulina huaijiensis isolate GDHJ02 chromosome 14, ASM1229523v2, whole genome shotgun sequence includes:
- the LOC140957637 gene encoding E3 ubiquitin-protein ligase SINAT5-like has protein sequence MESSIECISIHDGMHEDEILNANPFSQLSSSKPCHNSNLNGGMSTPPTRVHELLECPVCTNSMYPPIHQCPNGHTLCSTCKVRVHNRCPTCRLELGDIRCLALEKVAESLELPCKHNSLGCPEIFPYYGKLKHEAICNFRPYNCPYAGSDCSVAGDIQCLVTHLRDDHKVDMHSGCTFNHRYVKSNPRDVENATWMLTVFHCFGQYFCLHFEAFQLGAAPVYMAFLRFMGDEMEARNFSYSLEVGGNGRKLIWEGTPRSIRDGHRKVRDSHDGLIIQRNMALFFSGGDKDELKLRVTGRIWKEPQNPDGGACIPNLL, from the exons ATGGAATCTAGCATTGAATGCATATCAATCCATGACGGGATGCACGAAGATGAGATCCTAAACGCCAATCCCTTTTCTCAGTTATCATCTTCAAAGCCATGTCACAATAGTAATCTCAATGGTGGGATGAGTACTCCGCCCACACGTGTTCACGAGCTTCTTGAATGCCCTGTTTGTACCAATTCTATGTACCCTCCCATCCATCAG TGCCCCAATGGGCATACCCTCTGTTCCACCTGTAAAGTAAGGGTTCACAACAGATGTCCTACTTGTAGACTGGAGCTTGGTGATATAAGATGCTTAGCACTTGAAAAAGTGGCTGAATCCCTCGAACTTCCTTGCAAGCATAACTCCCTCGGATGCCCTGAGATCTTCCCTTATTACGGTAAACTGAAACATGAAGCCATTTGTAATTTTAGGCCTTATAACTGCCCTTACGCGGGATCAGATTGCTCAGTTGCTGGTGATATTCAATGCCTTGTTACTCACTTGAGAGATGATCACAAGGTGGACATGCATTCAGGATGCACATTTAATCATCGCTACGTGAAATCAAATCCTCGAGATGTAGAGAATGCAACTTGGATGCTAACT GTCTTCCATTGTTTTGGTCAGTATTTTTGCCTTCATTTCGAAGCTTTCCAACTTGGAGCGGCTCCTGTATATATGGCTTTTCTTCGATTCATGGGAGATGAGATGGAGGCTCGGAACTTTAGCTACAGTTTGGAGGTTGGAGGAAACGGTAGGAAACTTATATGGGAGGGCACTCCTCGAAGCATTAGAGATGGTCACAGAAAGGTTCGAGACAGTCACGATGGCCTCATCATACAACGCAACATGGCACTTTTTTTCTCAGGAGGAGACAAGGACGAGCTTAAGCTTCGTGTAACAGGTCGTATATGGAAGGAACCACAGAATCCAGATGGTGGAGCTTGCATACCCAATCTCCTGTAG
- the LOC140957328 gene encoding uncharacterized protein isoform X1, with the protein MKDTQDPPNTQDIKPTDLVLNDRESEHPNNATETPVADSASVSVSSNDKRKVSREDIELVQNLIERCLQLYMNRDEVIKTLLNRARIDPGFTSLVWQKLEEENADFFRVYYIRLKLKKQIISFNHLLEHQYHLMRYQVPPKVPLAPAQNGIHSMPVNNLPMGYPVMQPPVPATGQPRIDHMGFPTPNCHVVNGIPAPGNYIPIRMNSGNDMAIDNTAADVSPVMPPNNGISSMSDLPASPPSVASSSHFPFTASEISGMAVDTSALDMAFTTDVANSVGLHLSQDNGAGNSRDSLRSLAQIPWNFSLSDLTADLSNLGDLGALGNYSGSPFLPSDSDILLDSPEQEDIVEEFFVDSDSIPGQCLPSDEDKS; encoded by the exons ATGAAGGACACACAG GATCCACCAAACACTCAGGACATAAAGCCTACTGATCTTGTTTTAAATGATAGAGAAAGTGAACATCCAAACAATGCCACCGAGACTCCTGTAGCAGATTCAGCCTCAGTTTCAGTATCAAGCAATGACAAGAGAAAAGTGTCCCGTGAGGACATTGAACTT GTTCAGAATTTGATAGAACGATGTCTCCAGTTATATATGAATAGAGATGAGGTGATAAAGACCTTACTGAATCGCGCCCGGATAGATCCTGGATTCACTTCTTTAG TATGGCAGAAACTAGAAGAAGAAAATGCCGATTTTTTCCGGGTCTACTATATAAGGCTGAAATTAAAGAAGCAAATCATCTCTTTTAACCACTTGCTTGAGCATCAGTATCATCTGATGAGGTATCAAGTGCCTCCTAAGGTTCCCTTGGCTCCTGCACAGAATGGAATCCATTCAATGCCCG TCAACAACTTACCTATGGGATACCCGGTCATGCAGCCTCCAGTTCCTGCAACAGGGCAACCTCGTATTGATCACATGGGCTTTCCCACACCCAACTGTCACGTTGTCAATGGAATTCCAGCTCCAGGAAATTATATTCCGATCCGGATGAATTCTGGAAATGA TATGGCGATCGACAATACTGCAGCTGATGTATCGCCCGTTATGCCACCAAACAACGGGATCTCATCCATGTCAGATTTGCCTGCTAGCCCCCCTTCAGTGGCATCAAGTAGCCATTTTCCTTTTACTGCATCGGAAATATCAGGTATGGCCGTGGATACTTCAGCCCTTGATATGGCTTTCACGACAGACGTGGCTAATTCAGTGGGACTGCATCTTTCCCAAGATAATGGAGCTGGGAATTCCCGAGATTCGCTCAGATCCTTGGCTCAGATTCCATGGAATTTTAGCCTTTCGGACCTAACTGCAGATTTATCAAACTTGGGAG ACTTGGGAGCTCTCGGAAATTATTCTGGATCACCATTTTTGCCTTCAGATTCAGATATTCTGCTTGATTCTCCGGAACAAGAGGATATAG TCGAGGAGTTCTTCGTTGATTCCGATTCTATCCCGGGGCAATGCCTACCATCGGATGAAGATAAATCCTAG
- the LOC140957131 gene encoding putative RING-H2 finger protein ATL21B: MDGKIHQILLSLFFFTFPATLRSKDFCPTSNCGKYFVPITYPFKLESDQPLKNCPNFINLKCIDDGRTMINLPDSGEFYVSYISYYTRQISLADPENCLARRLMTNFSYYPLKAINYVNYTFYTCPRESADRYLRDDVIRCLSNSTNATIAKDKNSNEYLEERYGCKPIVSSLIPTDYDDFELFDEIKLTWNVPPCKSCKQYGIPASDDSTSRSWQARYAASPLFIPSLIAFAIIFIIFLLCLAKRVDRTEVNSNFLTLEQPPHSASATTSARRQGGMDDSEINICTEMVVLRESRTNPGHDSHACPICLELYLPEDVVRKIAKCEHCFHAHCVEVWLRKNITCPVCRTALPDVES, encoded by the exons ATGGATGGAAAAATCCATCAAATTCTCCTCTCTCTGTTCTTCTTTACGTTCCCTGCAACATTACGTTCCAAGGATTTTTGTCCAACTTCAAATTGTGGAAAGTACTTTGTTCCCATTACCTACCCTTTCAAGCTCGAATCTGATCAACCTCTGAAAAACTGTCCAAACTTCATCAACCTAAAATGCATTGATGATGGTCGTACCATGATAAATCTTCCTGATTCTGGTGAATTTTACGTAAGTTACATCAGTTACTACACACGACAAATCTCCCTCGCCGACCCTGAAAACTGCCTGGCAAGAAGGCTTATGACCAATTTTTCATACTATCCTTTAAAGGCCATTAATTATGTAAACTACACGTTTTATACATGTCCTAGAGAATCTGCTGACAGATATCTACGCGATGATGTAATCAGATGCCTAAGTAACTCGACAAATGCAACAATAGCGAAAGACAAAAACTCAAATGAGTATCTTGAAGAAAGGTATGGATGCAAACCAATTGTCAGCTCACTGATCCCCACTGATTACGATGATTTTGAACTTTTTGATGAAATCAAGTTGACCTGGAATGTGCCTCCTTGCAAATCTTGTAAACAGTACGGTATTCCAGCTTCag ATGATTCTACAAGTAGATCATGGCAGGCACGATATGCTGCGTCACCTTTGTTCATTCCATCCCTGATAGCTTTTGCCATTATCTTTATAATCTTTTTACTGTGCCTGGCGAAAAGGGTAGACAGAACCGAGGTAAATTCCAACTTCTTGACGTTGGAGCAGCCACCGCATTCTGCCTCAGCCACAACTTCAGCACGACGACAAGGAGGAATGGACGACTCCGAAATTAATATCTGCACAGAAATGGTAGTTCTACGTGAAAGCAGAACAAATCCAGGGCATGATTCTCATGCCTGTCCAATATgcctcgagttgtatcttcctgAAGATGTTGTAAGGAAGATAGCAAAATGTGAGCATTGTTTCCATGCTCACTGCGTTGAAGTGTGGTTGAGAAAAAACATTACCTGTCCTGTTTGCAGAACAGCCCTTCCTGATGTTGAAtcatga
- the LOC140957328 gene encoding uncharacterized protein isoform X2: MKDTQDPPNTQDIKPTDLVLNDRESEHPNNATETPVADSASVSVSSNDKRKVSREDIELVQNLIERCLQLYMNRDEVIKTLLNRARIDPGFTSLVWQKLEEENADFFRVYYIRLKLKKQIISFNHLLEHQYHLMRYQVPPKVPLAPAQNGIHSMPVNNLPMGYPVMQPPVPATGQPRIDHMGFPTPNCHVVNGIPAPGNYIPIRMNSGNDMAIDNTAADVSPVMPPNNGISSMSDLPASPPSVASSSHFPFTASEISDNGAGNSRDSLRSLAQIPWNFSLSDLTADLSNLGDLGALGNYSGSPFLPSDSDILLDSPEQEDIVEEFFVDSDSIPGQCLPSDEDKS, encoded by the exons ATGAAGGACACACAG GATCCACCAAACACTCAGGACATAAAGCCTACTGATCTTGTTTTAAATGATAGAGAAAGTGAACATCCAAACAATGCCACCGAGACTCCTGTAGCAGATTCAGCCTCAGTTTCAGTATCAAGCAATGACAAGAGAAAAGTGTCCCGTGAGGACATTGAACTT GTTCAGAATTTGATAGAACGATGTCTCCAGTTATATATGAATAGAGATGAGGTGATAAAGACCTTACTGAATCGCGCCCGGATAGATCCTGGATTCACTTCTTTAG TATGGCAGAAACTAGAAGAAGAAAATGCCGATTTTTTCCGGGTCTACTATATAAGGCTGAAATTAAAGAAGCAAATCATCTCTTTTAACCACTTGCTTGAGCATCAGTATCATCTGATGAGGTATCAAGTGCCTCCTAAGGTTCCCTTGGCTCCTGCACAGAATGGAATCCATTCAATGCCCG TCAACAACTTACCTATGGGATACCCGGTCATGCAGCCTCCAGTTCCTGCAACAGGGCAACCTCGTATTGATCACATGGGCTTTCCCACACCCAACTGTCACGTTGTCAATGGAATTCCAGCTCCAGGAAATTATATTCCGATCCGGATGAATTCTGGAAATGA TATGGCGATCGACAATACTGCAGCTGATGTATCGCCCGTTATGCCACCAAACAACGGGATCTCATCCATGTCAGATTTGCCTGCTAGCCCCCCTTCAGTGGCATCAAGTAGCCATTTTCCTTTTACTGCATCGGAAATATCAG ATAATGGAGCTGGGAATTCCCGAGATTCGCTCAGATCCTTGGCTCAGATTCCATGGAATTTTAGCCTTTCGGACCTAACTGCAGATTTATCAAACTTGGGAG ACTTGGGAGCTCTCGGAAATTATTCTGGATCACCATTTTTGCCTTCAGATTCAGATATTCTGCTTGATTCTCCGGAACAAGAGGATATAG TCGAGGAGTTCTTCGTTGATTCCGATTCTATCCCGGGGCAATGCCTACCATCGGATGAAGATAAATCCTAG
- the LOC140957328 gene encoding uncharacterized protein isoform X3 codes for MKDTQDPPNTQDIKPTDLVLNDRESEHPNNATETPVADSASVSVSSNDKRKVSREDIELVQNLIERCLQLYMNRDEVIKTLLNRARIDPGFTSLVNNLPMGYPVMQPPVPATGQPRIDHMGFPTPNCHVVNGIPAPGNYIPIRMNSGNDMAIDNTAADVSPVMPPNNGISSMSDLPASPPSVASSSHFPFTASEISGMAVDTSALDMAFTTDVANSVGLHLSQDNGAGNSRDSLRSLAQIPWNFSLSDLTADLSNLGDLGALGNYSGSPFLPSDSDILLDSPEQEDIVEEFFVDSDSIPGQCLPSDEDKS; via the exons ATGAAGGACACACAG GATCCACCAAACACTCAGGACATAAAGCCTACTGATCTTGTTTTAAATGATAGAGAAAGTGAACATCCAAACAATGCCACCGAGACTCCTGTAGCAGATTCAGCCTCAGTTTCAGTATCAAGCAATGACAAGAGAAAAGTGTCCCGTGAGGACATTGAACTT GTTCAGAATTTGATAGAACGATGTCTCCAGTTATATATGAATAGAGATGAGGTGATAAAGACCTTACTGAATCGCGCCCGGATAGATCCTGGATTCACTTCTTTAG TCAACAACTTACCTATGGGATACCCGGTCATGCAGCCTCCAGTTCCTGCAACAGGGCAACCTCGTATTGATCACATGGGCTTTCCCACACCCAACTGTCACGTTGTCAATGGAATTCCAGCTCCAGGAAATTATATTCCGATCCGGATGAATTCTGGAAATGA TATGGCGATCGACAATACTGCAGCTGATGTATCGCCCGTTATGCCACCAAACAACGGGATCTCATCCATGTCAGATTTGCCTGCTAGCCCCCCTTCAGTGGCATCAAGTAGCCATTTTCCTTTTACTGCATCGGAAATATCAGGTATGGCCGTGGATACTTCAGCCCTTGATATGGCTTTCACGACAGACGTGGCTAATTCAGTGGGACTGCATCTTTCCCAAGATAATGGAGCTGGGAATTCCCGAGATTCGCTCAGATCCTTGGCTCAGATTCCATGGAATTTTAGCCTTTCGGACCTAACTGCAGATTTATCAAACTTGGGAG ACTTGGGAGCTCTCGGAAATTATTCTGGATCACCATTTTTGCCTTCAGATTCAGATATTCTGCTTGATTCTCCGGAACAAGAGGATATAG TCGAGGAGTTCTTCGTTGATTCCGATTCTATCCCGGGGCAATGCCTACCATCGGATGAAGATAAATCCTAG
- the LOC140957462 gene encoding dynamin-related protein 5A-like — MENLIALVNRLQRACTALGDHGEESALPTLWDALPSIAVVGGQSSGKSSVLESVVGKDFLPRGSGIVTRRPLVLQLHRIDEGREYAEFGHLPRKRFTDFAAVRKEIADETDRETGRSKQISTVPIYLSIYSPNDVNLTLIDLPGLTKVAIDGQSESIVMDIENMVRSYIEKPNCIILAVSPANQDLATSDAIKISREVDPKGERTFGVLTKIDLMDQGTDAVDILEGKAYKLQFPWIGIVNRSQADINKNVDMIAARRREREYFAQTPQYKDLAHRMGSEHLGKVLSKHLEAVIKSRIPSLQSLINKTILELESELSRLGKPIATDAGGKLYMIMEICRVFDGIFKEHLDGVRPGGDQIYNVFDNHLPAAMKRLQFDKHLALENVRKLITEADGYQPHLIAPEQGYRRLIETALITIKGPSEAAVDAVHGILKELVHKSISETVELKQYPSLRVEVGNAAVESLDRMKEESRKATLQLVEMECSYLTVDFFRRLPQDVEKGGNPTHSIFDRYNDSYLRRVGSNVLSYVNMVCASLRNSIPKSIVYCQVRESKRSLLDHFFAELGKREGRQLGTLLDEDPAVMQRRLSLAKRLELYRSAQAEIDSVAWSK, encoded by the exons ATGGAGAACCTGATCGCATTGGTGAACAGACTACAGAGAGCATGCACGGCGCTTGGTGATCACGGAGAGGAGAGCGCGCTGCCCACTCTTTGGGATGCATTGCCTTCCATCGCCGTCGTTGGTGGTCAG AGTTCAGGAAAGTCCTCAGTGCTTGAAAGCGTTGTCGGAAAGGACTTCTTGCCTCGTGGATCTG GTATTGTCACTCGACGACCACTTGTCCTGCAGCTTCATCGAATTGACGAGGGTAGAGAATATGCAGAGTTTGGACATCTTCCTAGAAAGAGATTCACTGATTTTG CTGCTGTAAGAAAAGAGATTGCTGATGAGACTGATCGAGAGACAGGACGTAGCAAACAGATTTCAACCGTTCCAATTTATCTTAGCATATATTCTCCTAATG ATGTGAATTTGACATTGATTGATCTTCCTGGTCTAACAAAAGTGGCGATTG atggacagtcagagagtATTGTGATGGACATTGAGAACATGGTGCGATCTTATATTGAGAAG CCCAACTGTATTATTTTAGCAGTTTCTCCTGCTAATCAAGATCTTGCAACATCAGATGCAATCAAAATTTCTCGTGAAGTAGATCCCAAAG GAGAGAGAACATTTGGGGTACTAACGAAGATTGACCTGATGGACCAGGGTACGGATGCTGTAGAT ATACTAGAAGGAAAAGCATACAAATTGCAGTTCCCATGGATAGGTATAGTTAATCGCTCCCAAGCAGACATTAACAAAAATGTCGATATGATTGCTGCCAGGAGAAGAGAACGGGAGTATTTTGCTCAAACTCCACAGTATAAAGATCTTGCTCATAGGATGGGTTCTGAGCATCTAGGAAAAGTTCTATCCAAA CATTTGGAAGCAGTTATCAAATCTCGAATTCCAAGCCTTCAATCACTCATCAATAAAACTATTCTTGAGCTAGAATCTGAGCTCAGCCGATTAGGAAAGCCCATTGCAACCGATGCCGGA GGAAAGTTGTATATGATCATGGAAATTTGCCGTGTATTTGATGGAATATTCAAAGAGCATCTTGACGGGGT TCGACCCGGAGGTGATCAAATATACAACGTATTTGATAACCACCTCCCTGCTGCAATGAAACGGTTGCAGTTTGACAAGCACCTTGCTTTGGAAAACGTACGGAAATTAATAACTGAAGCAGATGGATATCAGCCTCATCTTATAGCTCCAGAACAGGGTTATCGCCGTCTCATTGAAACTGCCTTGATTACTATCAAAGGTCCTTCTGAAGCGGCTGTTGATGCG GTTCATGGAATATTAAAGGAACTTGTTCATAAGTCAATCAGCGAAACTGTA GAGCTGAAACAATATCCCTCTCTGAGGGTTGAGGTTGGGAATGCTGCTGTTGAATCATTGGACAGGATGAAGGAAGAAAGCAGGAAGGCAACACTGCAGCTAGTCGAAATGGAATGCAGTTACTTAACTGTAGATTTCTTCCGCAGGCTTCCGCAAGATGTTGAGAAGGGTGGAAATCCAACACATTCAATTTTCGACCGGTACAATGATTCATATCTTCGACGAGTTG GATCAAACGTGTTGTCTTACGTGAATATGGTTTGTGCAAGTCTGAGGAACTCCATTCCCAAGTCTATAGTTTATTGCCAAGTTCGCGAGTCAAAACGTAGCTTGCTTGATCATTTCTTTGCCGAATTAGGCAAAAGAGAG GGGAGACAATTAGGCACACTGTTGGATGAGGATCCAGCAGTTATGCAGCGGCGCTTGTCTCTTGCAAAGAGACTGGAGTTGTACAGATCTGCTCAAGCTGAGATTGATTCGGTAGCCTGGTCTAAATAG